A genomic stretch from Bifidobacterium sp. ESL0769 includes:
- the phoU gene encoding phosphate signaling complex protein PhoU, translating to MRVIYNEELKAVADDLERMANGVCTAIHGAGRALMDGDMDAAKSVIDGDSAIDALEKQILDQCVKLLAQQSPVATDLRVVVATLRLASTIERMGDLAQHIAQTAHRAYPASALPDDTKTRHIFESMREFLDVTADRLPEMLSDRDTTLAQQVIADDNKLDELHQESFALVLDDAWKGTKQQLIDVVLTARFMERLGDHAVSTARQVVYIVSGFDPSKEPRDFDED from the coding sequence ATGCGCGTCATCTACAACGAAGAACTCAAGGCGGTCGCCGATGACCTGGAGCGCATGGCCAACGGGGTTTGCACAGCGATTCACGGGGCCGGCAGGGCACTGATGGACGGTGACATGGACGCTGCCAAATCCGTGATCGACGGAGACTCGGCCATCGACGCATTGGAAAAACAGATTCTCGACCAGTGCGTGAAGCTTCTAGCCCAGCAGAGCCCGGTGGCCACGGATTTGCGCGTAGTGGTCGCCACGCTGCGGCTGGCTTCCACCATCGAGCGTATGGGCGATCTGGCGCAGCATATCGCACAGACGGCCCATCGGGCCTACCCTGCCTCAGCACTGCCGGACGATACAAAGACGCGGCACATTTTTGAGAGTATGCGCGAATTCCTCGACGTCACGGCCGACAGATTGCCGGAGATGCTTTCCGACCGCGACACCACGCTGGCGCAACAGGTCATCGCAGACGACAACAAACTCGACGAACTGCATCAGGAATCTTTCGCGCTCGTGCTCGATGACGCATGGAAAGGCACGAAACAACAGCTCATCGATGTGGTTTTGACCGCTCGCTTCATGGAACGCCTCGGCGACCACGCCGTTTCCACGGCCCGCCAGGTCGTTTATATCGTTTCCGGATTCGATCCGAGCAAAGAGCCCCGCGATTTCGACGAGGACTGA
- the manA gene encoding mannose-6-phosphate isomerase, class I: MYSIHPVIKRYAWGSYTHLQAMFASQLSSKLPMQGTPLFANSENQVSQGERKPSVREARQSQSQPEIHKETGDRPLAEMWFSGHAQWPSQVDLNMQKALEELSQEKQHKRNKALARLRNLRVRSVETSDDSNISMALTDLIHADPEAMLGVRCSDKFGPVLPYLLKVISARIPLSLQVHPIDFQARAGFNAENAQHIAMDAPERSFKDAVAKNEMVVALEPFEASVGFATPTFMLSNLTLVDHPLARRMVEALTPQSHNDVYGMHSVPVIHGVHGMHGRFVTPQHALASGPENDDFAEADAMMPIASAVWQPSHKRIFRAFHTAVVAGPVSGLHEALASAAAEVSDERSQLAFHHALAAEEAFPGDPSVLALLMMNPLALQEGESVFIPAGTPHAYIHGTGVEIMTNSDNVLRAGMTVKHKDISDFLQTLDCDPSSPIDPSVSWMTDWGGMFGNRVIYRPKIDEFMLSFGRVGTQQRPWPMMERLSRRYGRLMTKVSLTNRHFGPRIVVCLEGSVRVVSSHESKILRQGEAVFVPAVDGRVQLDSDSEVGTFIMASTQA, encoded by the coding sequence GTGTATTCGATTCACCCGGTCATCAAGCGGTATGCCTGGGGTTCCTATACCCATTTGCAGGCGATGTTCGCCTCCCAGCTGTCCTCGAAACTGCCAATGCAGGGTACGCCTTTGTTTGCCAATAGCGAGAATCAGGTATCGCAGGGTGAGCGTAAGCCATCCGTAAGGGAAGCCCGGCAGTCTCAATCGCAACCTGAAATTCACAAGGAAACCGGTGATAGACCGCTGGCCGAGATGTGGTTCAGCGGTCATGCACAGTGGCCTTCACAGGTGGATCTCAATATGCAGAAAGCCTTGGAAGAGCTGTCGCAAGAGAAGCAGCACAAGCGAAATAAGGCGCTGGCAAGACTGCGAAATTTACGGGTGCGTAGCGTCGAAACGTCCGATGATTCCAATATTTCCATGGCTCTGACCGATCTCATCCACGCAGATCCTGAAGCCATGCTTGGCGTTCGCTGTTCCGATAAATTCGGTCCGGTTCTGCCATATCTTCTTAAAGTGATTTCCGCGCGTATCCCGCTTTCCTTGCAGGTCCATCCCATCGATTTCCAAGCGCGCGCCGGTTTCAACGCCGAAAACGCGCAGCACATAGCAATGGACGCGCCCGAGCGTTCCTTCAAGGATGCGGTGGCGAAAAACGAGATGGTTGTCGCGCTGGAGCCGTTCGAGGCATCCGTCGGTTTCGCGACTCCGACGTTCATGCTTTCCAATCTGACGCTGGTGGACCATCCGCTTGCCCGACGCATGGTGGAGGCACTTACACCGCAATCACATAATGATGTGTATGGGATGCATAGCGTGCCTGTGATACATGGTGTCCATGGAATGCATGGTAGGTTCGTCACCCCGCAGCATGCCTTGGCTTCGGGGCCGGAAAACGATGATTTTGCCGAAGCTGACGCGATGATGCCCATAGCTTCTGCGGTCTGGCAACCGTCGCACAAGCGGATTTTCCGTGCATTCCACACTGCCGTTGTCGCCGGACCGGTCAGCGGCTTACACGAGGCATTGGCGAGCGCTGCTGCCGAGGTTTCCGACGAGCGCTCGCAGCTTGCTTTCCATCATGCCCTCGCCGCCGAAGAAGCGTTTCCGGGGGACCCCAGCGTGCTTGCGTTGCTGATGATGAATCCGCTGGCATTGCAGGAGGGTGAGTCCGTTTTCATTCCAGCTGGCACCCCACACGCCTATATCCATGGCACTGGCGTGGAGATTATGACCAATTCGGATAACGTATTACGTGCTGGTATGACGGTGAAGCACAAGGATATTTCGGACTTCCTGCAAACTCTCGATTGCGACCCGTCTTCGCCCATCGACCCTAGCGTCAGTTGGATGACGGACTGGGGCGGAATGTTTGGCAACCGGGTGATTTATCGGCCGAAAATCGACGAGTTCATGCTGAGTTTTGGCCGTGTCGGCACGCAGCAGCGTCCTTGGCCGATGATGGAGCGGCTTTCTCGCCGTTATGGCCGGCTCATGACCAAGGTTTCGCTTACCAACCGGCATTTCGGCCCGCGAATCGTGGTCTGCCTCGAAGGATCTGTGAGGGTGGTCAGTTCGCACGAATCTAAGATTTTGCGGCAAGGCGAGGCAGTTTTCGTGCCCGCCGTTGATGGCCGTGTGCAGTTGGATTCGGATAGCGAGGTCGGCACGTTCATCATGGCTTCCACGCAGGCTTGA
- a CDS encoding CHAP domain-containing protein has protein sequence MVHGAHKARRATKRSSAVSSLFSPAKGTHSLEAVRQVQAQATNGATVGLTPEVVDKLNEIVPETRRSIRLARESENRRHAVVVSASLAALVGAAATAAMAGNPTKPTFDAAGEATTTSTLKPINAASRSEDRVPLQSNGTQGTWSLGESNTSLDVSAMSKSIANNPQIASLMDQDYKVLPAGFNPNHATGDFGNNYEFSQCTWWVYVRRHQLGLPAGSQMGNGAQWADSARSLGYWVDRSARHVGDIMVFAPGQDGSDSSYGHVAIIEKINSDGSVTTSECGAAFQGKTFSKTYTAAQVAAHQIIHY, from the coding sequence ATGGTTCACGGTGCGCACAAAGCGCGGAGAGCAACGAAACGGTCTAGTGCCGTCTCCTCACTCTTCTCTCCTGCAAAGGGGACGCATTCGCTTGAAGCGGTGCGGCAGGTGCAGGCCCAGGCCACCAATGGCGCTACTGTCGGCTTGACCCCTGAGGTCGTCGACAAGCTCAACGAAATCGTACCTGAAACTCGTCGTTCCATCCGTTTGGCCCGTGAGTCCGAAAACCGTCGCCATGCAGTCGTCGTTTCTGCTTCGTTGGCCGCGTTGGTTGGCGCTGCTGCCACCGCTGCGATGGCGGGTAATCCCACCAAGCCTACCTTCGATGCAGCTGGAGAAGCCACCACTACTTCCACACTGAAACCGATTAATGCCGCTTCGCGCTCGGAAGACCGAGTTCCGTTGCAATCCAATGGTACGCAAGGCACGTGGAGCTTGGGGGAGTCCAACACCTCGCTCGATGTTTCCGCAATGTCGAAGTCAATTGCCAATAATCCGCAGATCGCAAGTCTGATGGATCAGGATTACAAGGTTTTGCCCGCGGGCTTCAACCCGAACCATGCCACCGGTGATTTTGGTAACAACTATGAGTTCAGCCAGTGCACGTGGTGGGTTTACGTCCGTCGCCATCAGCTTGGGCTTCCTGCCGGTTCCCAGATGGGTAACGGCGCTCAGTGGGCCGATTCTGCGCGTTCCTTGGGTTACTGGGTCGATCGCTCGGCCCGCCACGTTGGCGATATCATGGTTTTCGCGCCCGGTCAGGACGGTTCCGATTCATCTTATGGCCACGTCGCCATCATTGAGAAGATCAATTCCGACGGTTCCGTCACCACTTCCGAGTGTGGCGCTGCGTTCCAAGGCAAGACCTTCTCGAAGACGTACACCGCCGCGCAGGTTGCCGCACATCAGATTATTCATTACTGA
- a CDS encoding C40 family peptidase, producing the protein MMKASKICASLAALALSASAVIAFSPTAFAANEDNDPVTSSRSFRKVNTVRKDLLKESTSTDVDAKSNWGGIESLDVPQTESQAEKDAAAAKQRADAAAASAAAASRSAARDSLSATPQNFNITPPNGQSVASLLAFANQFVGVVPYKYGGNTPAGWDCSGMVQYLYANMGISLPHGSGAQATVGTAVPDIAHAMPGDILANSEHAAIYVGNGMVVNALNPGAGTAYTPLCYAFSSAYSIRRLL; encoded by the coding sequence ATGATGAAAGCTTCGAAGATCTGTGCATCCTTGGCCGCGCTTGCACTTAGCGCCTCAGCCGTCATTGCATTCTCTCCAACCGCCTTTGCTGCCAACGAGGACAACGACCCGGTCACTTCCTCCCGTTCCTTCCGCAAGGTCAATACCGTGCGTAAAGACCTCTTGAAGGAGTCGACGTCCACCGATGTCGATGCCAAATCGAATTGGGGAGGCATCGAATCCCTCGATGTGCCGCAAACCGAGTCCCAGGCCGAAAAGGACGCCGCTGCCGCCAAGCAACGCGCGGATGCCGCCGCTGCAAGCGCAGCTGCCGCATCACGTTCCGCAGCAAGGGATTCTCTTTCCGCAACTCCGCAGAATTTCAACATCACGCCTCCCAACGGGCAGTCTGTCGCCAGCTTGTTGGCTTTCGCCAATCAATTCGTAGGCGTGGTTCCTTACAAGTACGGCGGTAACACCCCAGCCGGTTGGGATTGCTCGGGAATGGTCCAATATCTTTATGCCAATATGGGTATTTCGTTGCCGCACGGTTCCGGCGCACAGGCTACTGTCGGCACTGCAGTGCCCGATATTGCCCACGCGATGCCCGGCGATATTCTTGCCAATTCTGAACACGCGGCGATTTATGTCGGCAATGGCATGGTGGTCAATGCGTTGAATCCTGGTGCGGGTACGGCTTACACGCCTCTGTGCTATGCCTTTAGCAGCGCGTATTCTATTCGCAGGCTGCTGTAG
- a CDS encoding universal stress protein produces MVNDKAILVGVDGSQASYKATWWAANYAKHAGLMLQIVCAYSLPSYAAVSFDSTYTSMGDDNAAHIDAQEILSKAKAIADEQGVEAQTLIVTGDPSSVFVELSRNYNLIVIGNRGKGGLAERLLGTTSSSLPAYAYCPIIVVPYTDDDGKTMHLNNTIKRVAVGIDASAWGLKALQIAADLSADRGAELDVIDAVAGLQGVSDEDGVYDSYMEDLETQIAPVRKAHPELKITKTIVPESAVSALTKASYDHDIVVVGSRGKGGFTGLLVGSTSQGLIQHAAGPVYVVPRKYVEAEKSRSDGAIEGIEGVEQVSVKTADSSAAEAIESSIDPEHKN; encoded by the coding sequence ATGGTAAACGACAAGGCTATTCTGGTAGGTGTGGATGGTTCGCAAGCCAGCTACAAAGCAACTTGGTGGGCGGCGAACTATGCCAAGCACGCAGGGTTGATGCTACAGATCGTCTGTGCGTATTCGCTGCCGAGCTATGCTGCGGTTTCGTTTGATTCCACATACACTTCGATGGGCGACGACAATGCTGCGCACATCGATGCGCAGGAAATTCTTTCCAAGGCCAAGGCCATCGCTGACGAACAGGGCGTTGAGGCGCAGACGCTGATTGTCACCGGTGATCCCTCTTCGGTCTTCGTCGAGCTTTCGCGTAACTACAACCTCATTGTCATCGGCAACCGCGGCAAGGGCGGCCTGGCCGAGCGATTGCTGGGAACCACCAGCTCATCGCTGCCGGCTTATGCTTATTGCCCGATTATCGTGGTTCCGTATACTGACGACGACGGCAAGACCATGCATTTGAACAACACCATCAAGCGTGTAGCCGTTGGCATCGACGCCAGCGCATGGGGTTTGAAAGCGCTGCAGATTGCGGCGGACCTTTCCGCTGATCGTGGCGCCGAACTCGACGTCATCGACGCGGTGGCAGGCCTGCAAGGCGTCAGCGATGAGGACGGCGTTTACGATTCCTATATGGAAGATCTGGAGACCCAGATTGCGCCGGTCCGCAAGGCTCATCCGGAGCTTAAAATCACCAAGACCATCGTTCCGGAATCAGCCGTCAGTGCCCTGACCAAGGCCAGCTATGACCACGACATCGTGGTGGTCGGTTCCCGCGGCAAGGGCGGGTTCACTGGTCTTCTGGTTGGTTCCACCAGCCAGGGGCTCATCCAGCACGCGGCCGGCCCGGTTTACGTGGTGCCGCGCAAGTACGTCGAAGCTGAGAAGTCCCGCTCTGACGGCGCCATCGAGGGTATCGAAGGTGTCGAGCAGGTTTCGGTGAAGACCGCCGACAGCTCCGCAGCCGAAGCCATCGAGTCTTCCATCGATCCAGAGCACAAGAACTGA
- a CDS encoding OsmC family protein, protein MAKKLWVERNKDGSWDAFSDDGAHIKFGHGKGLFNPGDLMKVALAGCGALSSQMTIENSLGEGKGAKITVDGDYDREADGYTAFREQVVVDAQSAGIHGEDVEKLKDRVEKHIEKSCTVMHTYERATPVSMEVKVLTK, encoded by the coding sequence ATGGCAAAGAAACTGTGGGTGGAGCGCAACAAGGACGGTTCCTGGGACGCGTTCAGCGACGACGGCGCACACATCAAGTTCGGGCACGGCAAGGGCCTGTTCAACCCCGGCGATCTGATGAAGGTGGCACTGGCGGGCTGCGGCGCACTTTCCAGCCAGATGACCATTGAGAATTCGCTGGGTGAAGGCAAGGGCGCGAAGATCACCGTCGATGGCGATTACGACCGCGAGGCTGACGGCTACACCGCCTTCCGCGAGCAGGTCGTTGTCGACGCTCAAAGCGCCGGCATCCACGGCGAGGACGTCGAGAAGCTCAAGGACCGCGTCGAAAAGCACATCGAAAAGTCCTGCACTGTAATGCACACCTATGAGCGCGCGACGCCGGTGAGTATGGAAGTCAAGGTGCTCACTAAGTAG
- a CDS encoding thymidylate synthase yields the protein MPYEDLVRDILTNGTLKTDRTGTGTISLFGRQMRFDLSKGFPLLTTKTVYFKGIAYELLWFLKGSSNVHWLQEHNVHIWDEWADKNGDLGPVYGVQWRSWPAPTKGDPNRTIDQISNVLNLIKTHPDSRRMVVTAWNPAEVEQMALPPCHALFQFYVADGKLSCQLYQRSCDMFLGVPFNIASYSLLTLMMAQQTGLEPGEFVWTGGDCHVYDNHIEQVLTQLGREPYPYPQIEIRKADSIFDYQYEDFKIVNYQHHPAIKAPVAV from the coding sequence ATGCCGTACGAGGATTTGGTACGCGACATCCTGACCAACGGGACGCTCAAGACCGACCGTACGGGCACGGGCACGATTTCTCTGTTCGGTCGCCAGATGCGCTTCGATCTTTCTAAAGGCTTCCCGCTGTTGACCACCAAAACCGTTTATTTCAAAGGCATCGCCTACGAGCTGCTGTGGTTCCTTAAAGGTTCGAGCAACGTACATTGGCTGCAAGAGCACAACGTACACATCTGGGACGAGTGGGCCGACAAAAACGGCGATCTAGGACCGGTTTACGGTGTGCAATGGCGTAGCTGGCCGGCACCGACCAAGGGTGACCCGAACCGCACTATCGATCAGATTTCGAATGTGCTGAATCTCATCAAAACGCATCCTGATTCCCGTCGTATGGTCGTCACCGCATGGAACCCGGCTGAGGTCGAGCAGATGGCGTTGCCGCCCTGCCACGCCCTTTTCCAGTTCTATGTAGCTGACGGCAAGCTCTCCTGCCAGCTATATCAGCGTTCCTGTGACATGTTCCTCGGCGTGCCATTCAACATCGCGTCGTATTCGCTGCTCACGTTGATGATGGCGCAGCAGACTGGCCTCGAACCGGGGGAGTTCGTTTGGACCGGCGGCGATTGCCATGTCTACGACAACCACATCGAGCAGGTCTTGACCCAGCTTGGCCGCGAGCCTTATCCATACCCACAAATCGAGATTCGCAAGGCCGATTCCATTTTCGATTACCAGTATGAGGACTTCAAGATCGTCAATTACCAGCATCATCCGGCCATCAAGGCGCCGGTTGCTGTCTGA
- a CDS encoding dihydrofolate reductase — MEHDSSRTGYHEPKPGLAGQKVTEDWGDDVVKTFSVNLIWACAQDLQGRPDAMGFKGGMPWHLAEDMKRFKELTVSHPVIMGRKTWDSLDPKYRPLPNRDNIVVSHDPNWRAAGATTANDIDAALDFARQEAIPDDGLDRSEIWVIGGAQLFRAIMPFANKAYVTYIRGRFDADTYGPDMDELVRDGAWSLQDDGPWMTPRKPEGAVEAYRFVTYHKNQ, encoded by the coding sequence ATGGAGCATGACAGTAGCCGAACTGGCTATCACGAACCCAAGCCCGGGCTTGCCGGGCAAAAAGTCACCGAGGACTGGGGAGACGATGTCGTCAAGACGTTCTCGGTCAATCTCATCTGGGCGTGTGCGCAGGATCTGCAAGGCCGTCCCGATGCGATGGGGTTTAAAGGCGGGATGCCTTGGCATCTTGCCGAAGACATGAAGCGTTTCAAAGAGCTGACCGTTTCGCACCCGGTGATTATGGGTCGAAAGACATGGGATTCGCTTGATCCGAAATACCGGCCGTTGCCGAACCGCGACAATATCGTCGTCTCCCACGATCCGAACTGGCGTGCTGCCGGGGCAACCACGGCCAACGATATCGATGCAGCGCTCGATTTCGCTCGTCAGGAGGCCATTCCTGACGATGGCCTGGACCGCAGCGAGATCTGGGTAATCGGGGGAGCACAGCTGTTCCGTGCCATTATGCCGTTTGCCAACAAAGCCTATGTCACTTACATCCGTGGCCGTTTCGACGCGGACACGTATGGGCCGGACATGGACGAATTGGTGCGTGATGGGGCCTGGAGCCTGCAGGATGACGGTCCGTGGATGACTCCCCGGAAGCCGGAAGGCGCCGTCGAAGCGTATCGTTTCGTCACCTATCATAAGAATCAGTGA
- a CDS encoding low molecular weight protein-tyrosine-phosphatase produces MSNHPYTVMTVCTGNICRSPMAEIILRSNFEERGLGDKVRVMSSGVSDEEHSHPIDPRAVRVLRQRGYEIPKHHFAHRITQEEIDESDLFLPMTASHERGLLRLLPADKKSEVHLYRSFDPNLPKPAPGRESDIDLVDPWYGGPRDFEIAIDQIDGVAPYIVDWVSKQL; encoded by the coding sequence ATGTCAAATCATCCATACACCGTCATGACCGTCTGCACCGGCAACATCTGCCGTTCCCCGATGGCCGAAATCATCCTGCGCTCCAACTTCGAGGAGCGCGGGCTGGGCGATAAGGTACGCGTAATGTCCAGTGGTGTCAGCGATGAAGAACATAGCCATCCAATCGACCCGCGTGCTGTGCGTGTGCTGCGTCAGCGCGGCTATGAGATTCCCAAGCATCATTTCGCACACCGCATCACGCAGGAAGAAATCGACGAAAGTGACCTGTTCCTGCCAATGACGGCTTCGCACGAAAGGGGACTGCTGCGTCTACTGCCCGCAGATAAAAAGTCCGAAGTACATCTCTACCGCAGCTTCGACCCGAATCTGCCCAAGCCCGCGCCCGGACGCGAAAGCGACATCGATTTGGTCGACCCGTGGTATGGAGGCCCGCGTGACTTCGAAATCGCCATCGACCAGATTGACGGCGTCGCTCCCTACATTGTCGATTGGGTGTCCAAGCAGCTCTGA
- a CDS encoding ATP-binding protein, protein MKDEKEKYLDEIVQLSRLGLEHKNDDLRMYVRRLVRRYQVREPDVASQLSSCLKNASVEVQDRSVLRSSSNNLLFSGPVSSEKPRLAPQVESELDEIVRERTHYKDLVSAGLSPVASAIFTGPPGVGKTMAGQWLSSQLHLPMYKLDLASAVSSRLGETGNNLQSVFLRASKEPSILFLDEIDSIAKTRADGRDIGEMKRLVTVLLQLLDMWDGKSIVLAATNNAELIDSAVWRRFELKIDFPMPSSEDLSAVLKKDMQMNGTHLDDVYLQLLVRVLNGESYSDARTIGKLIRKRSILDKRTLQQSTLEYAEGKIKVLPHKERIDIAKSLAGEVELKQREISEVTGVSRDTIRKFSKQVERRNK, encoded by the coding sequence ATGAAAGACGAAAAGGAAAAATACTTGGATGAAATAGTCCAATTATCGCGCCTTGGACTAGAGCATAAAAATGATGATTTACGGATGTATGTTCGACGGCTGGTGCGGCGGTACCAAGTTAGGGAACCGGATGTGGCTTCCCAGCTGTCATCTTGTCTGAAGAATGCTTCAGTGGAAGTCCAGGACCGTTCGGTACTTCGCTCATCTTCGAATAATTTGTTGTTTTCTGGTCCCGTGTCCTCGGAGAAACCGCGTTTGGCACCCCAGGTTGAATCTGAACTAGATGAAATCGTTCGGGAAAGAACACATTATAAGGATTTAGTCTCTGCTGGTCTTTCTCCTGTCGCCTCTGCTATATTTACAGGTCCTCCCGGGGTAGGCAAAACGATGGCGGGGCAGTGGCTGTCTTCACAGTTACATCTGCCTATGTATAAGCTTGATCTCGCTTCGGCAGTTTCAAGTCGTCTTGGTGAGACAGGGAACAATTTGCAATCAGTGTTCCTAAGGGCGTCAAAGGAACCGTCGATATTATTCCTTGATGAAATCGACTCTATTGCGAAAACAAGGGCCGACGGCAGGGATATTGGTGAGATGAAGCGCCTCGTGACAGTGCTACTTCAGTTGTTGGATATGTGGGATGGTAAGAGCATCGTTTTGGCGGCAACAAATAATGCCGAGCTCATAGATTCTGCCGTGTGGCGTCGTTTTGAGTTGAAAATTGACTTTCCTATGCCTTCTTCAGAAGATTTATCGGCAGTTCTCAAGAAGGATATGCAAATGAATGGCACTCATCTTGACGATGTTTATTTGCAGCTGCTGGTGAGAGTGTTAAACGGGGAGTCATATAGCGATGCTCGCACTATCGGGAAATTGATTAGAAAGCGATCAATTCTGGATAAACGGACCTTGCAACAATCCACGCTCGAATATGCCGAAGGAAAGATTAAGGTTCTTCCGCATAAAGAACGGATTGATATTGCAAAAAGTCTTGCTGGTGAAGTTGAACTGAAACAAAGAGAGATTAGTGAAGTCACTGGTGTGAGCCGTGACACGATAAGGAAGTTTTCTAAACAGGTTGAGAGGAGAAACAAATGA